A region from the Haladaptatus sp. R4 genome encodes:
- a CDS encoding PQQ-binding-like beta-propeller repeat protein, with protein sequence MELTRRAALSTALATTLSGCSTLGGNGNSVDWSAPFEGDYIAQKPYLGHKYVAVATDDGGIGLLSADSGNSVASTRRNLSNAAGTPPVPIADSFLTVTDHVVLLHPSGELRWSQALPDGGYASIQSRPIVIDGSAFVTTSESYVYRIDVRDREIHRVGDLTVPGRWWNRDGRQVVVGTRSLETALFDLDSGKERWTTFSNMVAHPFLYESDVVTSVYRNGSLELVCIDPDGDTERWSRTLPGSVVSFAGLVSDDLLAVVTGEPWERDKQGQVSLVKPKTGEVVATNDLPPRVNAPGDIRGSTLFLTSYDGTVLSIDPNRGKRVEYEHDGHITSPPAVRDGNLVFGTDEPKLYSIQLD encoded by the coding sequence ATGGAATTGACGAGGCGAGCGGCCCTCTCCACCGCCTTAGCGACGACGCTCTCCGGTTGCAGTACGCTCGGTGGCAACGGAAATTCCGTCGATTGGTCTGCTCCGTTCGAGGGCGATTATATCGCCCAAAAACCGTATCTCGGTCACAAATACGTCGCCGTTGCCACCGATGACGGTGGAATCGGTCTCCTTTCCGCGGATTCCGGAAACTCCGTCGCGAGTACGCGGCGCAACCTTTCGAACGCTGCGGGCACACCACCCGTTCCTATCGCGGACTCGTTTCTCACCGTCACCGACCACGTCGTCCTGCTCCATCCGTCCGGGGAGTTGAGGTGGTCGCAAGCACTGCCGGACGGAGGATACGCGAGCATCCAGTCCCGTCCCATCGTCATCGATGGCTCCGCGTTCGTGACGACGAGCGAATCGTACGTGTACCGTATCGACGTTCGTGACCGCGAGATACATCGTGTCGGCGACCTCACCGTTCCCGGTCGCTGGTGGAATCGGGATGGACGTCAGGTCGTCGTCGGCACTCGGTCGCTCGAAACGGCGCTGTTCGACCTCGATTCCGGCAAAGAGCGCTGGACGACGTTTTCGAACATGGTGGCTCACCCGTTCCTGTACGAATCGGACGTCGTGACGTCGGTGTACCGAAACGGCAGTCTCGAACTCGTCTGCATCGACCCCGACGGCGACACGGAACGCTGGAGCAGAACGCTTCCCGGTTCGGTCGTGTCGTTCGCTGGTTTGGTGTCCGACGATTTGCTCGCGGTCGTCACGGGTGAACCGTGGGAACGGGATAAACAGGGTCAGGTTTCCCTCGTCAAGCCGAAAACTGGCGAAGTCGTCGCTACGAATGACCTTCCACCGAGGGTGAACGCGCCGGGCGATATTCGCGGTTCGACCCTCTTTCTGACGAGTTACGACGGAACCGTCCTCTCCATCGATCCGAACCGCGGAAAACGCGTCGAGTACGAACACGACGGTCACATCACGTCGCCGCCCGCCGTTCGCGACGGAAACCTCGTGTTCGGAACGGACGAGCCGAAACTCTACTCGATTCAGTTGGACTGA
- the dhaK gene encoding dihydroxyacetone kinase subunit DhaK, with product MKKLINEPSAVVDEMLDGMVAAHPDEVRRLPDSNVLVRNDAPVEGKVAVVSGGGSGHEPTHAGYLGPGMLDGAAAGEVFTSPTADEVSEMVQACDGGEGVLMVIKNYEGDVMNFETAGELAEMESDVEVAQVVVNDDVAVEDSLYTSGRRGVCGTIFVHKVAGAMADEGGDLDEVQRVAQKVIDNVATMGTALTSCITPEKGEPTFDLGDDEIELGIGIHGEPGVELVDMTSADDITERLTENVLDDLDLDSGTEVATIVNGMGGTPLSELYIVNRKLQSILEDKGLETWDAWVGDYMTSLDMQGCSVTVLELDDELKELLAHPVETPALTVT from the coding sequence ATGAAAAAACTCATCAACGAGCCATCCGCCGTGGTGGACGAGATGCTGGACGGGATGGTCGCCGCGCACCCGGACGAGGTTCGACGATTGCCGGACTCGAACGTCCTCGTTCGGAACGACGCACCGGTGGAAGGAAAGGTCGCCGTCGTGAGCGGTGGTGGAAGCGGGCACGAACCGACACACGCGGGCTACCTCGGTCCCGGGATGCTCGACGGGGCGGCGGCGGGCGAAGTGTTCACGTCGCCGACCGCCGACGAGGTCAGCGAGATGGTACAGGCCTGTGACGGCGGCGAGGGCGTCCTCATGGTCATCAAGAACTACGAGGGCGACGTGATGAACTTCGAGACGGCGGGGGAACTAGCGGAGATGGAATCCGACGTGGAGGTCGCACAAGTCGTCGTCAACGACGACGTCGCCGTCGAGGATTCGCTGTACACCTCCGGCCGACGCGGCGTCTGTGGAACCATCTTCGTCCACAAGGTCGCGGGCGCGATGGCCGACGAAGGCGGCGATCTGGACGAAGTCCAGCGGGTCGCCCAGAAGGTTATCGACAACGTGGCGACGATGGGAACCGCGCTCACGTCCTGCATCACGCCCGAGAAGGGCGAACCCACCTTCGATTTGGGCGACGACGAAATCGAACTCGGCATCGGGATTCACGGCGAACCCGGCGTCGAACTCGTGGACATGACCTCGGCCGACGACATCACCGAGCGACTGACCGAGAACGTCCTCGACGACCTCGACCTCGACTCCGGAACGGAGGTCGCGACCATCGTCAACGGGATGGGCGGAACGCCGCTGTCGGAACTGTACATCGTGAACCGGAAACTCCAGTCGATACTGGAAGACAAAGGGTTGGAGACGTGGGACGCGTGGGTCGGCGACTACATGACCTCGCTCGACATGCAGGGCTGTTCGGTGACGGTGTTGGAACTGGACGACGAACTGAAGGAACTGCTGGCGCATCCGGTGGAAACGCCCGCGCTGACGGTGACGTAG
- a CDS encoding DUF6789 family protein has protein sequence MSQEVAGYDSDSGLPSSVVEGVQTIKAGIVSTALMLFIFLAAESESGFKLGVPAAIAKFVRMPGDVYLGFSVFVFIGVVVWPLVFAAIEDKFEALPGSGDIAVRGVMFSLLLWLAFLGFGSTGMQLESSALLVLYLAFSFLAHVGYGYSLGVFYARFTR, from the coding sequence ATGTCACAGGAAGTCGCCGGATACGACAGCGATTCCGGTCTCCCGTCCTCCGTCGTGGAGGGTGTGCAGACCATCAAAGCAGGAATCGTGAGTACCGCTCTCATGCTGTTCATCTTCCTCGCCGCGGAGTCGGAATCGGGGTTCAAACTCGGCGTCCCGGCCGCGATTGCGAAGTTCGTCAGGATGCCGGGGGACGTCTATCTCGGGTTCTCCGTCTTCGTTTTCATCGGCGTCGTCGTTTGGCCACTGGTGTTCGCGGCAATCGAGGACAAGTTCGAAGCCCTGCCGGGGAGCGGGGATATCGCCGTTCGCGGCGTCATGTTTTCGCTCCTGCTGTGGTTGGCCTTCCTCGGGTTCGGTTCGACGGGGATGCAACTCGAAAGTTCCGCACTCCTCGTCCTTTACCTCGCCTTCAGCTTCCTCGCACACGTCGGCTACGGTTACTCGCTCGGCGTCTTCTACGCCCGGTTCACGCGGTAA
- a CDS encoding BBE domain-containing protein, protein MAYRENYDRLVAVKNEYDPDNRFRMNQNVEPTV, encoded by the coding sequence ATGGCGTACCGCGAGAACTACGACCGCCTCGTGGCGGTGAAAAACGAGTACGACCCGGACAACCGGTTCCGGATGAACCAGAACGTCGAACCGACGGTTTGA
- the dhaM gene encoding dihydroxyacetone kinase phosphoryl donor subunit DhaM — MIGLVVVSLSEQAANGIREVAAEMAGDVPIEAVGGDPDGGLGTSTPVIQEALDSLADEDGVVVLVDLGSAVMNTELAIEMADVEAEIADAPILEGAVNAAVTANSPKATVESVLEAAEEAGEISKL; from the coding sequence ATGATCGGACTCGTCGTGGTTTCGCTCAGCGAACAGGCCGCAAACGGGATTCGGGAGGTCGCCGCCGAGATGGCGGGCGACGTTCCCATCGAGGCGGTCGGCGGCGACCCGGACGGCGGTCTGGGGACGAGCACACCCGTGATTCAGGAGGCGCTGGATTCGCTCGCCGACGAGGACGGCGTCGTCGTCCTCGTCGACCTGGGCAGTGCGGTGATGAACACCGAACTCGCCATCGAAATGGCCGACGTCGAGGCGGAAATCGCCGACGCGCCCATTCTGGAGGGCGCGGTCAACGCGGCCGTCACGGCCAACAGTCCGAAGGCCACGGTCGAATCGGTGTTGGAGGCCGCGGAAGAAGCGGGAGAAATTTCGAAGCTGTAA
- the dhaL gene encoding dihydroxyacetone kinase subunit DhaL translates to MADTATEREAVFSAIERVAERMADEKDYLTDLDSAIGDADHGANMNRGFQAVLEKTDGMDDAEPADIVKTVGVTLISEVGGAAGPLYGGSFMSASAELADGLTPETTVAFAEAFLEKVQDRGDAPVGAKTMVDALTPAVHTYKKSIEQDDLEPVEALTKAVDAAERGVNFTTPIRALKGRASYLGWRSVGHQDPGATSTLFMLEAIQETAVSHLGDGDLEADATSPTVPDEEATPEAADGDGTEVSE, encoded by the coding sequence ATGGCAGACACAGCGACGGAACGTGAGGCGGTATTTTCGGCAATCGAACGGGTCGCCGAGCGCATGGCGGACGAGAAGGACTACTTGACCGACCTCGACTCGGCCATCGGCGACGCCGATCACGGGGCGAACATGAACCGCGGCTTTCAGGCCGTCCTCGAAAAAACGGACGGAATGGACGACGCTGAACCGGCCGACATCGTGAAGACGGTCGGCGTGACGCTCATCTCGGAGGTCGGCGGGGCCGCCGGACCGCTGTACGGCGGGTCGTTCATGAGCGCCAGCGCGGAACTGGCGGACGGTCTGACACCGGAAACCACGGTGGCGTTCGCCGAAGCGTTCTTGGAGAAGGTACAGGACAGGGGAGACGCGCCGGTCGGCGCGAAGACGATGGTGGACGCGCTGACGCCCGCCGTCCACACCTACAAGAAATCCATCGAGCAGGACGACCTCGAACCGGTGGAGGCGCTAACGAAGGCGGTTGATGCCGCAGAGCGCGGCGTGAACTTCACGACGCCGATTCGCGCGCTGAAGGGCCGGGCGTCGTACCTGGGCTGGCGGTCGGTCGGGCATCAGGACCCCGGCGCGACGAGCACCCTGTTCATGCTCGAAGCGATTCAGGAGACCGCCGTTTCCCACCTCGGCGACGGCGACCTCGAAGCAGACGCGACGTCGCCGACGGTACCGGACGAGGAAGCGACACCCGAGGCGGCCGACGGCGACGGAACGGAGGTGTCCGAATGA
- a CDS encoding MIP/aquaporin family protein — MSETADESGAATQGPQEYWRAKYINELVGTFILVLLGDGAVVVTILTGGYDLFGVSILWGFAVMFAVYWVGGVSEGHINPAVTIANAVWRDFPWRHVPGYIVSQIIGAFLAAGTLLITWSGYYDSFSQANNVVRGEPGSSITGMTLWTFFPNPAFAGVKTGDLNSLQQAAGLVSFPQAFFSEMVITAILVAVIFALVDDENPMGTRASPALAAFLIGLLVAALVQYESPISMAALNPARDLGPRIMGYFAGWGSIAFPGPRGEWWVPTVSTIVGGIIGGGLYDVLTRKYIIKLEAEDVEPEEPAVHDEEHEGSTGGS, encoded by the coding sequence ATGTCGGAAACGGCCGACGAATCCGGAGCAGCAACGCAGGGCCCCCAGGAGTACTGGCGTGCGAAGTACATCAACGAACTCGTCGGCACGTTCATCCTCGTCCTGCTCGGTGACGGGGCGGTCGTCGTCACGATACTGACGGGGGGATACGACCTGTTCGGCGTGTCCATCCTGTGGGGGTTCGCCGTGATGTTTGCGGTGTACTGGGTCGGCGGTGTCTCTGAAGGTCACATCAACCCGGCGGTGACGATTGCCAACGCCGTCTGGCGGGACTTCCCGTGGCGACACGTCCCCGGCTACATCGTGTCCCAAATCATCGGGGCGTTTCTGGCGGCCGGAACCCTGCTCATCACGTGGTCGGGATATTACGACTCGTTCTCACAGGCGAACAACGTCGTTCGCGGGGAACCGGGGAGTTCGATTACGGGGATGACGCTCTGGACGTTCTTCCCGAATCCGGCGTTCGCGGGTGTGAAGACCGGTGACCTCAACTCGTTACAGCAGGCGGCGGGACTCGTCTCGTTCCCGCAAGCGTTCTTCAGCGAGATGGTCATCACGGCCATCCTCGTCGCCGTCATCTTCGCGCTCGTGGACGACGAGAACCCGATGGGAACGCGCGCCTCTCCGGCGCTGGCGGCGTTCCTCATCGGCCTACTCGTGGCGGCACTCGTCCAATACGAATCGCCCATCAGCATGGCCGCGCTGAATCCGGCCCGCGACCTCGGCCCGCGAATCATGGGCTACTTCGCCGGATGGGGATCCATCGCGTTCCCCGGTCCGCGCGGTGAATGGTGGGTTCCAACCGTTTCGACCATCGTGGGCGGCATCATCGGCGGTGGGTTATACGACGTACTGACTCGGAAGTACATCATCAAACTCGAAGCCGAGGATGTCGAACCCGAGGAACCGGCGGTCCACGATGAAGAACACGAAGGTTCGACGGGAGGGAGCTAA
- a CDS encoding HPr family phosphocarrier protein has product MERTVTVVPEAGLHARPASRFVTTANEFESEITVALADGDAVNARSMLSVTTLNARQGDDVQLVAEGDDAEDALDALEDVLTTPEDGEA; this is encoded by the coding sequence ATGGAACGTACTGTCACCGTCGTCCCCGAGGCCGGACTGCACGCCCGACCAGCATCGCGCTTCGTCACGACCGCCAACGAGTTCGAATCGGAGATCACCGTCGCCCTCGCGGACGGCGACGCGGTCAACGCCCGAAGCATGCTGTCGGTGACGACGCTCAACGCGCGCCAAGGAGATGACGTTCAACTCGTCGCGGAGGGAGACGACGCCGAAGACGCCCTCGACGCACTGGAAGACGTGCTCACCACGCCGGAGGATGGGGAAGCGTGA
- a CDS encoding aldo/keto reductase has translation MTLENESDTFDIGGELTVNRLGYGAMRLTGEDVIGRPDDEEEARRVLHEVVSTGTNFIDTADSYGPAVSERLIGEALYPYPDDLDVATKGGLWRDDRDGSWPKCGEPGYIRNAILGSLDRLKVDTIDLYQYHRPDPDVPFEDAVNTFAELKDEGKVNHVGLSNVSVEQLEEARDIVDVATVQNQYNVGNRESEDVLEACEEYDIGFIPWFPLGAGDLGDKEEVLEDVADAHDASERQIALAWLLHHSPVTLPIPGTSSVEHLHENVAASHIELSDDEMKRLD, from the coding sequence ATGACGCTCGAAAACGAGAGCGATACGTTCGACATCGGCGGCGAACTGACCGTCAACCGACTGGGGTACGGTGCGATGCGTCTCACGGGCGAGGACGTCATCGGTCGACCGGACGACGAGGAGGAGGCCCGACGCGTCCTCCACGAGGTCGTCTCGACGGGGACGAACTTCATCGACACCGCCGATTCCTACGGCCCGGCCGTGAGCGAGCGACTCATCGGCGAGGCGCTGTATCCCTACCCGGACGACCTCGACGTCGCCACGAAGGGCGGTCTCTGGCGGGACGACCGCGACGGCTCGTGGCCGAAATGTGGCGAACCGGGCTACATCCGCAACGCGATTCTGGGCAGTCTCGACCGGCTCAAGGTGGATACCATCGACCTCTACCAGTACCACCGACCGGACCCCGACGTTCCCTTCGAGGACGCCGTCAACACGTTCGCGGAACTCAAAGACGAGGGGAAGGTCAACCACGTCGGGTTGAGCAACGTCTCCGTCGAGCAGTTGGAGGAAGCCCGGGACATCGTGGACGTCGCCACGGTGCAGAACCAGTACAACGTCGGCAACCGCGAATCGGAGGACGTGCTCGAAGCCTGCGAGGAGTACGACATCGGGTTCATCCCGTGGTTCCCGCTCGGCGCGGGTGACCTCGGCGACAAGGAAGAGGTGCTCGAAGACGTCGCGGACGCACACGACGCCTCCGAGCGGCAAATCGCGCTGGCGTGGTTGCTCCATCACTCGCCCGTCACGCTCCCGATTCCGGGCACGTCGAGCGTGGAGCACCTCCACGAGAACGTCGCCGCCTCGCACATCGAACTCTCGGACGACGAGATGAAACGGCTGGATTGA